In a genomic window of Rhododendron vialii isolate Sample 1 chromosome 12a, ASM3025357v1:
- the LOC131310216 gene encoding cysteine-rich receptor-like protein kinase 3 isoform X2 encodes MAFPLLFTLILLSLRTKLSLCDPRATEAARICTDTSAAESDRRVFVANFLAAVDAMSAQVATQGYGSAVNGSGNTTVYFLGECMKDLSRNDCDHCFAQIKIRILSCLAFQTLIRGGRISYDGCYIRYDEYMFFNESLSAVNRTVCGSVDFGGNKTLFGENVVDLVRNLSVEAPNNDGFFVGSGTTGNLSVYGLAQCWEFVNRSGCGDCLANAVSQIGSCLSMEDGRVVNSGCYMRYSTSKFYYNDSSTNPPPGKGGGNRLAVILAATSAGVALLLIAATISFFARKKRVKKRRERKQLGALLVSVNKSRLNFSYETLEHATNYFSNSNKLGQGGSGSVYKGILPDGQIVAVKRLFFNTRQWVDHFFNEVNLISEIDHKNLVKLLGCSITGPESLLVYEFVANQSVHDHLFVNKNVQPLTWEERYKIILGTAEGLAYLHEESNLRIIHRDIKLSNVLLDDDFSPKIADFGLARLFPEDKTHISTAIAGTLGYMAPEYIVHGKLTEKADVYSFGVLVMEVVSGKKNISFAQSAHSLLQMAWNLYRLGMPCEAVDPSLQGKFEEEEARKLLQIGLLCVQASAELRPSMSMVVKMMKDNHDIPQPTQPPFLIAGSAESSTQFAQSRTSHSRPASHNTQSSGNNISEIFIQPR; translated from the exons ATGGCCTTTCCACTACTCTTCACACTAATACTGCTCTCCTTACGGACAAAACTCTCCCTATGCGACCCAAGGGCCACAGAAGCAGCTCGAATCTGCACCGACACAAGCGCAGCGGAGTCCGATCGGCGAGTCTTTGTGGCGAACTTCTTGGCCGCCGTCGACGCCATGAGCGCTCAGGTCGCCACCCAAGGCTATGGCAGCGCCGTCAATGGGTCCGGGAATACGACCGTTTACTTCCTTGGCGAGTGCATGAAGGACTTATCAAGAAACGATTGTGATCATTGCTTTGCCCAAATCAAGATCAGGATCCTGAGCTGTTTGGCTTTCCAGACGTTGATTCGCGGTGGGAGAATTTCCTATGATGGGTGTTATATCAG GTACGATGAGTACATGTTCTTCAATGAGAGTTTGAGTGCGGTGAATAGGACTGTTTGCGGGAGTGTTGATTTTGGTGGGAATAAGACTTTGTTTGGGGAAAATGTTGTTGATTTGGTGAGGAATTTGAGCGTTGAAGCTCCAAACAATGATGGGTTCTTTGTGGGTTCTGGGACTACTGGGAATTTATCTGTCTATGGCTTGGCTCAGTGTTGGGAATTTGTGAATAGGAGTGGTTGTGGGGACTGTTTGGCAAATGCGGTTTCCCAGATTGGGTCATGCCTCTCTATGGAAGATGGAAGGGTTGTGAATTCTGGCTGCTATATGAGATATTCTACATCCAAGTTCTACTATAATGATTCTTCGACCAATCCCCCGCCTGGAAAAGGAG GCGGCAATCGCTTAGCTGTTATTCTGGCTGCAACATCAGCTGGTGTAGCTTTACTGCTGATTGCAGCGACAATATCTTTCTTTGCGCGAAAGAAACGTGTGAAGAAGAGGAGAG AAAGGAAGCAATTAGGTGCTCTGCTGGTCTCTGTTAACAAGTCGAGGCTCAATTTCTCATACGAAACACTTGAACATGCCACAAACTACTTTAGCAATTCCAACAAGCTTGGTCAAGGAGGATCTGGTTCAGTTTACAAA GGGATTCTGCCGGATGGACAGATTGTTGCGGTTAAGAGGCTTTTCTTCAACACAAGACAATGGGTGGATCATTTCTTCAATGAAGTCAATCTGATAAGCGAGATTGACCACAAAAATCTTGTAAAGCTGTTGGGATGCAGCATTACAGGCCCCGAAAGCCTTCTTGTTTATGAATTCGTCGCGAATCAAAGCGTTCATGACCACCTCTTCG TTAACAAAAATGTTCAGCCACTAACGTGGGAAGAGAGGTATAAGATTATATTGGGTACGGCTGAGGGGTTGGCCTATCTTCATGAGGAATCGAACTTGAGAATCATACACAGAGATATAAAGTTGAGCAATGTGCTTCTTGACGACGACTTCTCTCCAAAAATTGCTGATTTTGGGCTTGCTCGATTGTTTCCAGAAGATAAGACCCATATCAGCACTGCCATTGCTGGCACACT AGGTTACATGGCTCCTGAGTACATAGTCCATGGCAAATTGACCGAAAAGGCAGATGTGTACAGCTTTGGTGTTCTTGTGATGGAAGTTGTCTCTGGAAAGAAGAACATCTCATTCGCTCAGAGTGCACACTCTCTCCTACAAATG GCGTGGAACCTCTACCGATTGGGGATGCCATGCGAAGCAGTTGATCCATCGCTGCAGGGTAAGTTCGAGGAAGAAGAGGCCCGTAAATTACTTCAAATCGGTCTACTTTGCGTACAAGCGTCTGCAGAACTCCGTCCGTCTATGTCTATGGTGGTGAAAATGATGAAGGATAACCACGACATTCCTCAGCCGACACAGCCACCATTTCTGATTGCTGGTAGCGCGGAATCTAGTACTCAATTTGCTCAATCAAGAACTAGTCACTCTCGGCCTGCGTCTCACAACACCCAGTCTTCGGGGAATAACATTTCAGAAATCTTTATTCAGCCTAGATAA
- the LOC131310216 gene encoding cysteine-rich receptor-like protein kinase 3 isoform X1, with product MAFPLLFTLILLSLRTKLSLCDPRATEAARICTDTSAAESDRRVFVANFLAAVDAMSAQVATQGYGSAVNGSGNTTVYFLGECMKDLSRNDCDHCFAQIKIRILSCLAFQTLIRGGRISYDGCYIRYDEYMFFNESLSAVNRTVCGSVDFGGNKTLFGENVVDLVRNLSVEAPNNDGFFVGSGTTGNLSVYGLAQCWEFVNRSGCGDCLANAVSQIGSCLSMEDGRVVNSGCYMRYSTSKFYYNDSSTNPPPGKGGGNRLAVILAATSAGVALLLIAATISFFARKKRVKKRRERKQLGALLVSVNKSRLNFSYETLEHATNYFSNSNKLGQGGSGSVYKGILPDGQIVAVKRLFFNTRQWVDHFFNEVNLISEIDHKNLVKLLGCSITGPESLLVYEFVANQSVHDHLFGFNKNVQPLTWEERYKIILGTAEGLAYLHEESNLRIIHRDIKLSNVLLDDDFSPKIADFGLARLFPEDKTHISTAIAGTLGYMAPEYIVHGKLTEKADVYSFGVLVMEVVSGKKNISFAQSAHSLLQMAWNLYRLGMPCEAVDPSLQGKFEEEEARKLLQIGLLCVQASAELRPSMSMVVKMMKDNHDIPQPTQPPFLIAGSAESSTQFAQSRTSHSRPASHNTQSSGNNISEIFIQPR from the exons ATGGCCTTTCCACTACTCTTCACACTAATACTGCTCTCCTTACGGACAAAACTCTCCCTATGCGACCCAAGGGCCACAGAAGCAGCTCGAATCTGCACCGACACAAGCGCAGCGGAGTCCGATCGGCGAGTCTTTGTGGCGAACTTCTTGGCCGCCGTCGACGCCATGAGCGCTCAGGTCGCCACCCAAGGCTATGGCAGCGCCGTCAATGGGTCCGGGAATACGACCGTTTACTTCCTTGGCGAGTGCATGAAGGACTTATCAAGAAACGATTGTGATCATTGCTTTGCCCAAATCAAGATCAGGATCCTGAGCTGTTTGGCTTTCCAGACGTTGATTCGCGGTGGGAGAATTTCCTATGATGGGTGTTATATCAG GTACGATGAGTACATGTTCTTCAATGAGAGTTTGAGTGCGGTGAATAGGACTGTTTGCGGGAGTGTTGATTTTGGTGGGAATAAGACTTTGTTTGGGGAAAATGTTGTTGATTTGGTGAGGAATTTGAGCGTTGAAGCTCCAAACAATGATGGGTTCTTTGTGGGTTCTGGGACTACTGGGAATTTATCTGTCTATGGCTTGGCTCAGTGTTGGGAATTTGTGAATAGGAGTGGTTGTGGGGACTGTTTGGCAAATGCGGTTTCCCAGATTGGGTCATGCCTCTCTATGGAAGATGGAAGGGTTGTGAATTCTGGCTGCTATATGAGATATTCTACATCCAAGTTCTACTATAATGATTCTTCGACCAATCCCCCGCCTGGAAAAGGAG GCGGCAATCGCTTAGCTGTTATTCTGGCTGCAACATCAGCTGGTGTAGCTTTACTGCTGATTGCAGCGACAATATCTTTCTTTGCGCGAAAGAAACGTGTGAAGAAGAGGAGAG AAAGGAAGCAATTAGGTGCTCTGCTGGTCTCTGTTAACAAGTCGAGGCTCAATTTCTCATACGAAACACTTGAACATGCCACAAACTACTTTAGCAATTCCAACAAGCTTGGTCAAGGAGGATCTGGTTCAGTTTACAAA GGGATTCTGCCGGATGGACAGATTGTTGCGGTTAAGAGGCTTTTCTTCAACACAAGACAATGGGTGGATCATTTCTTCAATGAAGTCAATCTGATAAGCGAGATTGACCACAAAAATCTTGTAAAGCTGTTGGGATGCAGCATTACAGGCCCCGAAAGCCTTCTTGTTTATGAATTCGTCGCGAATCAAAGCGTTCATGACCACCTCTTCGGTT TTAACAAAAATGTTCAGCCACTAACGTGGGAAGAGAGGTATAAGATTATATTGGGTACGGCTGAGGGGTTGGCCTATCTTCATGAGGAATCGAACTTGAGAATCATACACAGAGATATAAAGTTGAGCAATGTGCTTCTTGACGACGACTTCTCTCCAAAAATTGCTGATTTTGGGCTTGCTCGATTGTTTCCAGAAGATAAGACCCATATCAGCACTGCCATTGCTGGCACACT AGGTTACATGGCTCCTGAGTACATAGTCCATGGCAAATTGACCGAAAAGGCAGATGTGTACAGCTTTGGTGTTCTTGTGATGGAAGTTGTCTCTGGAAAGAAGAACATCTCATTCGCTCAGAGTGCACACTCTCTCCTACAAATG GCGTGGAACCTCTACCGATTGGGGATGCCATGCGAAGCAGTTGATCCATCGCTGCAGGGTAAGTTCGAGGAAGAAGAGGCCCGTAAATTACTTCAAATCGGTCTACTTTGCGTACAAGCGTCTGCAGAACTCCGTCCGTCTATGTCTATGGTGGTGAAAATGATGAAGGATAACCACGACATTCCTCAGCCGACACAGCCACCATTTCTGATTGCTGGTAGCGCGGAATCTAGTACTCAATTTGCTCAATCAAGAACTAGTCACTCTCGGCCTGCGTCTCACAACACCCAGTCTTCGGGGAATAACATTTCAGAAATCTTTATTCAGCCTAGATAA
- the LOC131310218 gene encoding cysteine-rich receptor-like protein kinase 3 → MAFPLLFTLILLLSLRTRLSLADPRATEAALICTNTSAAPSARQVFVENFLAAIDTLTPQVADRGYGGAVNGSGNTTVYAFGECMKDLSRNDCDQCFAQSKTQILRCLPFQRLIRGGRLFYDGCYIRYDDYMFFNESLSAVNRTVCGRVDFGGNKTLFGENVVDLVRNLSVEAQNNDGFFVGSVTTGNLSVYGLAQCWEFVNGSGCGDCLANAVSRIGSCLSMEEGRVLNSGCYMRYSTSKFYNNSSTDNPPGKGGGNRLAVILAATSAGVAFLLIAATISFFARKKRVKKRRERKQLGALLVSVNKSKLNFSYETLERATNYFDNSNKLGQGGSGSVYKGILPDGQVVAVKRLFFNTRQWVDHFFNEVNLISGIHHKNLVKLLGCSITGPESLLVYEFVANQSVHDHLFVKKDVQQPLTWEERYKIILGTAEGLAYLHEESNVRIIHRDIKLSNVLLDDDFSPKIADFGLARLFPEDKTHISTAIAGTLGYMAPEYIVRGKLTEKADVYSFGVLVMEVVSGKKNISFSQNAHSILQMVWNLYGLGTLCEAVDPSLQGKFEEEEARKLLQIGLLCVQASAELRPSMSMVVKMLKDNHEIPQPTQPPFLTAASAESSQCAQSRTSHSQPESNNTHSSGNNISESIIEPR, encoded by the exons ATGGCCTTTCCACTTCTGTTCACACTAATACTACTCCTCTCCTTACGTACGAGACTCTCTCTAGCCGATCCAAGAGCCACAGAGGCAGCTCTAATCTGCACCAACACCAGCGCGGCGCCGTCCGCCCGGCAAGTCTTCgtggaaaacttcttggcagcCATCGACACCTTGACCCCTCAGGTCGCCGACCGAGGCTACGGCGGCGCCGTCAATGGGTCCGGTAACACGACCGTCTACGCCTTCGGCGAGTGCATGAAGGACTTGTCGAGAAACGATTGTGATCAGTGTTTTGCCCAAAGCAAGACCCAGATCCTGAGGTGTTTGCCGTTCCAGAGGTTGATTCGCGGTGGGAGGCTTTTCTACGATGGGTGTTATATCAG GTACGATGATTACATGTTCTTCAATGAGAGTTTGAGTGCGGTGAATAGGACTGTTTGTGGGAGAGTTGATTTTGGTGGGAATAAGACTTTGTTTGGGGAAAATGTTGTTGATTTGGTGAGGAATTTGAGTGTTGAAGCTCAAAACAATGATGGGTTTTTTGTGGGTTCTGTGACTACTGGGAATTTATCTGTCTATGGCTTGGCTCAGTGTTGGGAATTTGTGAATGGGAGTGGTTGTGGGGACTGTTTGGCAAATGCGGTTTCCCGGATTGGGTCATGCCTCTCTATGGAAGAGGGAAGGGTTTTGAATTCTGGTTGCTATATGAGGTATTCTACATCTAAGTTCTACAATAATTCTTCGACCGATAACCCGCCAGGAAAAGGAG GTGGCAATCGCTTAGCTGTTATTCTGGCCGCAACATCAGCTGGTGTAGCTTTTCTGCTGATTGCAGCAACAATATCTTTCTTTGCGCGAAAGAAACGTGTGAAGAAGAGGAGAG AAAGGAAGCAATTGGGTGCTCTGTTGGTCTCTGTTAACAAGTCGAAACTCAATTTTTCATACGAAACACTTGAACGCGCCACAAACTACTTTGACAATTCCAACAAGCTTGGTCAAGGAGGATCTGGTTCAGTTTACAAA GGGATTTTGCCCGATGGACAAGTCGTTGCAGTTAAGAGGCTTTTCTTCAATACAAGACAATGGGTGGATCATTTCTTCAATGAAGTCAATCTGATAAGCGGAATCCACCACAAAAATCTTGTAAAGCTGTTGGGATGCAGCATTACAGGCCCCGAAAGCCTTCTTGTTTATGAATTCGTTGCAAATCAAAGCGTTCATGACCACCTCTTCG TTAAGAAAGATGTTCAGCAGCCACTAACATGGGAAGAGAGGTACAAGATTATACTGGGTACAGCTGAGGGCCTGGCCTATCTTCACGAGGAATCGAACGTGAGAATCATACACAGAGATATAAAGTTGAGCAATGTCCTTCTTGACGACGACTTCTCTCCAAAAATTGCTGATTTTGGGCTTGCTCGGTTGTTTCCAGAAGATAAGACCCATATCAGCACTGCCATTGCCGGCACACT AGGTTACATGGCTCCTGAGTACATAGTCCGTGGCAAATTGACCGAAAAGGCAGATGTATATAGCTTTGGTGTTCTTGTGATGGAAGTTGTCTCTGGGAAGAAGAACATCTCATTCTCTCAGAATGCACACTCTATCCTACAAATG GTGTGGAACCTCTACGGATTGGGAACGCTATGTGAAGCAGTTGATCCATCGCTGCAAGGTAAGTTTGAGGAAGAAGAGGCCCGTAAATTACTTCAAATCGGTCTACTTTGCGTACAAGCCTCTGCAGAACTCCGTCCATCTATGTCTATGGTAGTGAAAATGCTGAAGGATAACCACGAGATTCCTCAGCCGACACAGCCACCATTTCTGACTGCTGCTAGCGCGGAGTCAAGTCAATGTGCTCAATCGAGAACCAGTCACTCTCAGCCTGAGTCTAACAACACCCATTCTTCAGGAAATAACATTTCAGAAAGCATCATTGAGCCCAGATAA